A segment of the Arachis hypogaea cultivar Tifrunner chromosome 5, arahy.Tifrunner.gnm2.J5K5, whole genome shotgun sequence genome:
aagaaaatgatTCAATTTACTCAAATGTAGATTAATCAAATTTGTTCTACTAAAACTAAGTCTCAGTCACTAATACTATTGTGTGAACAATTAATTTACTccaaattccttttttttttcccagAATGCTTatctaaattcaaaattcaacatgTTTATACTggcatttttttttatagaaaaagaataaataaCACGTGAAATCACTAGGGATTATCATGTGTATAAACTCATACCAATTTCACACAATTAGTCCAAATGTGAGCTAATGTTCACACTtgacaaatatgaatcaattcTTCACAAATAAGCCTCTCTTTTAATATGTATATGTGGAATTTCTTCTTGTTCTGTTGATAATGAAATTTAAAGTATGCAATTGAACATAGTGGGTGAAGTTTGACATTTCAATTTGTGTTCCAATTCACCAATCACCACTTAAACCAATTTCATTTGTGGCCGCTCCTTTTTGAAAAACTCATGTCACCTGCGTTCACTTTGTAAAGATTTTAATATGGATATGAAATCATATACTCTTAATTGCACGCAAACTAAGGTCTATACATAGCATCATATTACATCAATTTTTCAATATACCAAAATTGGCAAACATGAAATATATTTGAATGGAATAGATCAAACAATAATTTCATTATATAGATAAAAGAACATTTTTCTACATGAAAATGCAGGAAAGTAATTAAGACTCCTTCAAAGTATATAGCTTCTAGAGTCACAATTCAACTACAGAGGTCTTTGGTATTTCACACAAAATTCCACAGTCAAATCCTGAGAAATCTAAGTAAACAATGAAAAAAACATTAGACTGAACATTGAACaataacattaaaaaattattaagacTCTTACTTGGAGTCATTTTCATTGACCCAGCTGCCATCCACCCATGAAGTCTCAACCACTTGTTCATATTTATGAGACTTAAACCAACCCAATTCATGCATATAATGAGAgagatatatacatataaaaatcaACCCTTCTTgtgaatcaaactcaaaacaaacctaaaaaaaatatggctttttcttttcatcataaTTATGCTCTTGCAATTATTATCCTTATTTTGGCTATGATCCAATTTGAGTTCACCAATGGTtctcaccaccaccatcatcatcaccatAAACATCTCAAGTCCCTTCACTTCTCTTTGTACCAACATGAAACCATAAACAAAACAGGTTACATCATAGTAAATGGTGTCCAAGGTGGTGCTAGTGTTACTCAAACCACAACACCTTTTGGTACCCTTTTTGTGTTCCATGACCCTTTGACTCTCACTGCAAACAGAACCTCCAAAGTTGTTGGAACTTCTGAAGGGACTTCAATCACTTCAAGCTTTGATGGGTTGCAAAGCATTTCCATTGCAAAGATAACTCTGAATCTTAAGAATCATAAAGGGTCTATTTCTATTCTTGGTGATGTGAACAACATCAAGCCTTCAGATCTTCCTGTAGTTGGAGGCACCCAAGATTTTATGTTTGTGAATGGTTATGTTACTTCTTCTCCGGTTGATTTGAAGGGTCTCACCGTTGTTTATAAGGTTGAGTTTCATTTGTATTGGCCTCCATATGCAACTACTCAAGCATCTTAATTAAGATTGTTTATGTTTTTGATTTGTTGTATCATATTGTTACTTTTGTTGGATTTCTTGCTAGCTCAATAACTTTATATCCTAAGGGGACAATGTAACTATGATTTTGTTTAGTATGTTAATTTCAACTTTAGAACATTTTTAATGAGGTGTGGTCGTATGGGAAAGCTTGTCTTAGAGTTTGGTTTCTTAGATAAGCATAAATTAGTACCAATGAGTAAATTCTATTTTGTTGCTCGTTTTATACTTTTTCCAAAGAGTTTGGATAAATATGTATGATATATTTGATGATAATGTCTATTTGATCATCAATTTAGTGTTAACAAATAACTAAATAGAAAGATAAGCTAATTTTAACAAAAGGCTAACATGTTCTTTGCTTCATTTGTGGCAAAAATATTAAAACAACCCAAGACTTGTCTTCAAGATTGctgaacaaatttaaaaattgaactgTCTAAATTCTAAAACTTTGTGTTTTGATCAGAACTTAAATACTAAAACTATTAATCGTAAACAAGTATTTTTAAATGGGACTGAATtagcttttctattttttttcttatcaagTGCATCTTAAAAAAATAACTCTTTAAATAAATTTGGGTTGCTCGAGTGGTCAGTTCATTTGTctgtttaaataaatatcaaGGATTCGACAGCAGCAACTCATTGACTAATAATAGAcctttaaataaaactcaaaatttttaacagATTAGTtctttggtatgtggaattggaAGAgatgacaatttttttttaatagagaTCAATTCTATAATTGGACTGAAAAAGGATATTTTGACTGAGCCCGTTGGATAAATATTCCCACAAATTGGGCTTGGCGATCTTTATTCAGAGATTATTTTTGCTGTGAATTTATTTTTCCCATAAAATAGTACCAAATATTCTCAACAACAGCACCCATTTGGCATTTGCATATCTTTTACAAGCCTAGTCACCAAAAAACGTATCTTTACAAGCCTTGTTTGTTGGTAATACTATTTTGATAAAGAAAGCTGCAATTAATTGCGTTTGAATAAACAAGTGTTAGAGATTTAAATTTCATTTTGTGCATGCAATCCATTAATTAATGATAGACCTTTAAATGGAGTTTCAATCCACAACAAATTAATTCTTGTTCTTCTGTTAAATTGGGGAATACCTAGGCAGCCAAACAAAAAAAAGCTGCAATTTGAACATTTAAGAATCAACAAAGGCACCATCTCTCTGAACTCTGAACCATTTCTACGTTGGGAATTGGGTTTCAAACAAGGTCAAACAAACAAAACAATTAAACAAATCTTAGTCAATGGGGTTCTTTCTTACTATGTGGAGAATACGTTGATGCCTTTACATttttaactctctctctctctctctctcacacacacacacacacacacttgcTCACATGCCTCCAATGGAATCAAATCAAAGTGACTTATGATTAAGAGAGTGAATCTTAAAGGAAACATCAAAGAAATAACCCTCAATATCAATAGAAAGAGAAATGTCAATTACCAAGGTGAAGGAaggaagaacctagttttttagttttagaattttcATGGCAATGGCCCCACACAACTCAACAAAAGAGATAAGAAGCTTGTATCAGAAGTGGCATAAAGAGAACCCTCACCGCGTGAACAGCTACATCTCTTGCCTAAAAACGTGGCAACTagcaactaataaaaatatattcataCTTAATTGctctaatattattattagtagtagttaGTACTTAGTACCAACTTaaataaaactttaatttatatGCTTTCTTCATATATATACATGCTCTGATGTTAGCTaagataattattaattaatgagttACCTTTTATATTTACTATTTGGATAGCTGTTTTAAAAAATTGTGTGAAATTGACCATTTTGGCCAAATAGtttttttgttattgattttGGGAGATTGTCATGCATGTGTGTATTTCATGGTAATAAACAATTTTCATCAATAGTTAATTAGCTATAAATCAAGAATGGAGAGTTATGTTAGATTTGTAGCTATACAAGTTTCAAGCTAGTTGCAATTAGGAATGGTATCTCCTTCATAAAAAAATGATAGACCTATTGGGAAGGAAGTCTCAACTaccacaaaagaagaagaaactcaaagaagaagaagaacatggcCAATACCTTCAAGGAAATAACAACAGCAGCAAAGTCATCTTTCTATTTCTTGATTTTTAGCTTCCAATATATTCTCTCTTCTCAAGTCTCATCTTCAAATAAACATTCACTCACAAATCTCAATAATGGAAACTCCAAATAGGTGTAAATTTACAGTGATCTTCTCCGTCATTATCTCCCTCACACTTGCCTTAGTTTCATGCTTATTATGTATAGCCTCTGAGATTAAGAGGAACAAGGTAGTGTACATAAAagagttattagttattattattggGGAATTTTGATCTTTTTAGAAATGGGTTATGATGATGCATTTGTTTTGTCCTATTTTACAGAAGGAGGATCTTAGATTCAATGGTAAACAATGTTACTTACCATCAAGCCAAGCATTTGGATTGGGGATTGCAGCTTTGGTTTGTTTAAGTTTGGCTCAGATCATTGGCAACTGTGTATTGTTCAAGAATTATTGTtcaggagggaaaagaaactcacaTTATAAGATAACACTCATTGCAATGGTTCTGCTTTTGATCTCTTGGTAGGTACCAATCTTTTTTTCATATTTGTTAGTAGTTGTGACTTACTTCATATTAACACAAGTACATAACCAGATAAAGGAACAAACCAGATTTTGCTGAACTTTTATTAAATGCTCATAATTTACAATGTTAGAAATGACATATGGTTGCTCTAGAAGGAAGTTTCACTCTTGGAATCTAGTTCTATGAAATGGACACACTACCATCCGATCTAgttgtcaaatcaaattttctttctttgtgaattgtgatttggatcGGTTTTGACAATGAATACGGTGTACCATGTGTCTTGCCCTTTATTGGCCACATGTTGACAATAGTtgaatcatataattttttttccggAGGGAAAGCACATGAAAACCCCAGAAACATTTTTCATATAAGCAAATAATTGAGATTAGATTAGCCTTCTAAATACAATACATGACCAACATTAGACTCAAAATTTGAATGATGTGATGGTTGGCAGGCTTAGCTTTGGGATTGCAATGATCTTATTGATAACTGCCACAAGCATGAGTAAGAGGCAGCCTTATAGGATAGGTTGGTTGAATGGTGAATGCTACCTAGTCAAAAGGGGTGTTTATGCCGGCTCAACCATATTGATCCTAGTAACCGTAGGTTCGGTAATTGGTTCGGTTTTGTTAACAATAAAGGCCAATCAAACAGAACAAGATCGCAAAATACATGCACAAACAGGGTGAGGAAGAATTGATCATCCAATTATTATACTTAAAAAGATGCGTTACAAGTTGCTGAGGTAAAAATCCAAGTTTACATTCCAAAGACATGCTTCCAAAGAAAtactaatattataataatagttGTTATTCATTAAAAAGGGTTGCCACATCCAATTAAGATGAGTTAACATGCTTGTACAATGTCCTAAGGAAtaactttatttttcttcttcttacacTAAAGAGAAACTTAATATGTACACATTCTCTTTGAGGTGGCCATTGCCTCGTGTAGGAACCCATTTAGGATACCATCTGCATAGATAGATAATTGGTTTGTATATCTTATGTATTTATATTCACCTGCTTAGTTGCATtcattattgttttgtttaataAAATTGTACTTTACAAATAACCAGAGATGAAAGGATGATATTTATTATCACAAAAAGGAATTGATTCCCGTAACCAGTCAGATGCCTAGTCCCCCCAAAGATGCATAAAGTGCAGCAGCTAAAATTTAAGTATAAAAATACGCAAACAAACACGCATGGTATAATAATAGTAACTGAGCATTGTCATATGAATTGCAAGTACAAATATCCACAAGCCGAGTTCAATATTTtgtaattgattaaattaaatgAATGTGACCAGTGCAATAAACTATTATCATCATTATTCGATATTTGAAAAAGTGATTAAATATAAGTTCATAATGAGATGAAGCTCAAATAAAAACAGTTTAACGAAGtctttttaaaagaatttatccAAAGGCATTCTAATTCTTGCCGGAAATAGTGATAGTAAGTACACAGCTAATACTatcattataaatattaaaaatagaaataacaacAAGTGCCAATATTTCTAAGCGTTCTATTTTATGTATCTCGATTTGCATGAAGCATACAAAATATTATCAAATTTGATGAGTTCCAACAACCTCAACATTCTTCCATCTCAAACATGGCACAGATAGAGCCAAATATACAAGGTGGGGAGGATCTGCAATTCGGCATAAACATTGACAAAACAACCACCCCAACCCCTCCAATGGGACGTGGACAGGATCACAGGACCATGATATAAATAAATTTCTGGAAGCTATAATGATGAATACAGAATTAGTAAGAAAGAATAAATAATAGCAAGCAGGGAACCTTGATTTAAGAATCGAATCTGTTAAAGTGATCTGGAAGTGTAACTAAGGCTATGCCAATGAGTCCTGTGTTGCAGAAGCTGCACACTGCACATAAATGAATGTAATTGCTCAGCGTGATctgcataaatatttttaactccTGGGCTTGTGTAGGCGAGGCCTGTTGCAGAAAACACGACCATTCGCCCTCACAACTGCTGCTATCCCGATGCTAATGCCAGCCCACATTAGTGATAAGAAGAAGTGCCGATAATCATATCGACCTGTTTGAAAACAGATAAAAGATCATCACTTAAAAGCTATAGATTTCACACCATGTGGCATGTGTAACACTGCCACGCTCTTGTAGATAATGGCCTAAACCTGAGCTAGCAAGTCTAAGTATGTATCCAGTTAACTAGGACTATAGGCAACTTCCTCAGATGCATCAAACATTGTAATAGCCCAATACTATTTTAAGAAATTCTCATAAATTTTGAAGTCAATTTTTGCTTTCAATATCCATAAACCTTGGGCAAGCCATTTTTTTGCAGCAGAGGATTACCATACAAGACACGCAACCACTTTAAGTTACTTTTGAAGCTCGCTGATCTTGGTGATATACCATAACTAAATTGAAACATAATCAACCTAGAGCATTTAATTAGTCTAAAGGCTACTTCCCTTCTCGCGTAATTACAATTAAACTGAACATACAAAAGTTGACTCACCTTGATTCAATGACATGATTGCAAAAAAGAATCCAGTTAAAACCAGACCCAAAGCTAGAGGAAGTGACTGCAAAGTTTAATGTAACTCAAATCAATATCAGTTTGAACTTTGAATTAAATGTATATAATATTCTTAAAGCATTTCAGCAGCTATATTGATCAACTACAGCATACTAGCTAAATGTGTAGTGCAAGACAATCTTATTTAATCTTCAACAAAGAGGCAGTGCTTAATGCACAGTCTGAGAACCTAATCATTAAAACAATTTCCTTGACTGAATGATAGGGTTACTCATTTTAATAGCAAAGGCAatttttcaaccaaataaaaGTTGAATCATTTTTTGCTGTCGTATTATGGGCTTGTGGCCCATTACAATCTCTCACTTTTCTGTTGGGTTCAAACCCACATTTTATAAACCATATAAAGTATCTCTTgcaaaacaaagaaacaaaaaacaaataaataaattattttgtgtccTAATGAGATAGATGTCAATTGACAATCAGAATAAATTTAACCTTTTCAAACCAAATTAGTTGTTCTAATTTAACCACGAAATACTTCCATCTAAACTTTACTCACAGCTATAGATTCAAGGCCTTGTTTCTTGGAAGAGGGAGTTGCATCTCTGCTGACAGAAACTATATAATGTCCTTGCAGGAGATCAATTGC
Coding sequences within it:
- the LOC112800264 gene encoding dirigent protein 5-like — its product is MAFSFHHNYALAIIILILAMIQFEFTNGSHHHHHHHHKHLKSLHFSLYQHETINKTGYIIVNGVQGGASVTQTTTPFGTLFVFHDPLTLTANRTSKVVGTSEGTSITSSFDGLQSISIAKITLNLKNHKGSISILGDVNNIKPSDLPVVGGTQDFMFVNGYVTSSPVDLKGLTVVYKVEFHLYWPPYATTQAS
- the LOC112800266 gene encoding protein MODIFYING WALL LIGNIN-2-like, giving the protein METPNRCKFTVIFSVIISLTLALVSCLLCIASEIKRNKKEDLRFNGKQCYLPSSQAFGLGIAALVCLSLAQIIGNCVLFKNYCSGGKRNSHYKITLIAMVLLLISWLSFGIAMILLITATSMSKRQPYRIGWLNGECYLVKRGVYAGSTILILVTVGSVIGSVLLTIKANQTEQDRKIHAQTG